A genomic window from Solanum stenotomum isolate F172 chromosome 10, ASM1918654v1, whole genome shotgun sequence includes:
- the LOC125878358 gene encoding LOW QUALITY PROTEIN: cellulose synthase-like protein G3 (The sequence of the model RefSeq protein was modified relative to this genomic sequence to represent the inferred CDS: substituted 1 base at 1 genomic stop codon), with translation METTTTSAAVTTTVNTGGLHSVEVNPRHHILNRAFALIYLFAILVLFYNHILKLLNSTNSFVTFSISFSILISDLILAFMWTTIQSFRMRPLTRQQYPEKITKNFSNEINNFPALDIFICTADPYKEPPLNVVNTALSVMAYDYNPIEKISIYVSDDGGSELTLFAFMEAAKFAVYWLPFCRENKIIQRSPDAYFNSNYTENSETEKIKLMYENMKKRIEEVIERGKVDEDYINNVEELQAFTKFWTPEFTRHNHPSIIQVLLESGKDKDMTSHGMPNLIYLSREKNKSSPHHFKAGALNALLRVSGIMTNAPIILTLDCDMYSNDPSTPQRALCYFLDPTLRPNLAYVQFPQTFHGLNEADIYASEIKGLFFTNPIGMDGLNGPNYVGTGCFFRRRAFFGTPSTFEQPEIPELFPDHVVNKPIKAQEILRXAHYVASCNYESGSNWGSKMGFRYGSLVEDYYTGYRLQCEGWKSVFCNPKRPAFLGDIPISLYDVVSQNKRWSVGLLEVAFSKYSPLTFGVQSMGLVMAHCYTHYAFWPIWSIPLTLYAFIPQLTLLNGVTIFPKVSDPWFYLYAFMFLGAYGQDCLVFMSKEGTFKRWWSDQRMWMIRGLTSFLFGTIEYLTKHLGISTQGFNVTSKVVDNDQGKRYHQGIFEFGVVSPMFVILATTSIINLVAFLKSLAQIFNGDRNLDGTFIQMFIAGFVVINCLPIYEAMVLRSDKGRMPTRVTIFSTFLACTLYMAFAFLLGNM, from the exons ATGGAAACCACCACCACCTCCGCCGCCGTCACCACCACTGTTAACACCGGCGGTCTTCACTCCGTTGAGGTGAATCCACGACACCACATCCTCAACCGCGCATTTGCACTTATTTACCTTTTTGCCATCCTAGTTCTTTTTTATAACCATATACTAAAACTCCTAAATTCTACAAATTCCTTTGTAACTTTCTCCATATcattttccattttaatttcagATTTAATCTTAGCCTTCATGTGGACAACTATTCAATCTTTTCGTATGCGTCCATTAACACGTCAACAATATCccgaaaaaataacaaaaaactttagtaacgaaattaataattttccagcacttgatatatttatttgtacGGCAGATCCATATAAGGAGCCACCATTAAACGTCGTTAACACGGCGTTATCAGTTATGGCCTATGATTATAATCCGATCGAAAAAATATCGATTTATGTATCAGACGATGGAGGATCGGAGCTTACGTTATTTGCTTTTATGGAAGCTGCAAAATTTGCTGTATATTGGTTGCCTTTTTGtagggaaaataaaataattcaaaggtCTCCAGACGCATATTTCAACTCTAATTACACAGAAAATTCTGAGACAGAGAAAATTaag TTGATGTATGAAAACATGAAGAAAAGGATAGAAGAAGTGATTGAGAGGGGAAAAGTGGATGAAGATTATATTAACAATGTGGAAGAACTTCAAGCTTTTACCAAATTTTGGACGCCTGAATTTACTCGTCATAATCATCCTTCTATTATTCag GTTTTGTTAGAAAGTGGCAAAGATAAAGACATGACAAGTCATGGGATGCCAAATCTTATTTATCTttcaagagaaaaaaacaaGAGTTCCCCTCATCATTTTAAAGCAGGTGCCCTCAATGCATTG CTTCGAGTATCGGGAATAATGACAAATGCACCAATAATATTGACACTTGATTGTGATATGTACTCTAATGATCCATCAACACCTCAACGGGCTTTATGTTACTTCTTGGACCCAACATTACGGCCCAATTTAGCCTACGTTCAGTTTCCTCAAACTTTTCATGGGCTTAACGAAGCAGATATTTATGCAAGTGAGATAAAAGGCCTGTTTTTTACTAATCCAATAGGCATGGATGGGCTTAATGGGCCTAATTATGTTGGAACTGGATGTTTTTTTCGTCGTCGGGCTTTTTTCGGAACTCCATCTACATTCGAGCAGCCCGAAATTCCAGAACTGTTTCCGGATCATGTTGTGAATAAGCCCATTAAGGCCCAAGAAATTTTGCGGTGAGCCCATTATGTAGCGAGTTGCAACTATGAGAGTGGGAGTAACTGGGGTTCCAAG ATGGGCTTTAGGTATGGATCACTTGTTGAGGATTACTATACTGGTTATAGACTTCAATGTGAAGGTTGGAAATCAGTATTTTGCAATCCTAAAAGGCCTGCCTTTTTAGGAGATATTCCTATTTCTCTCTATGATGTGGTCAGCCAAAACAAGAGATGGTCTGTGGGCCTTCTTGAAGTTGCTTTCTCAAAATATAGCCCATTAACTTTTGGGGTTCAGTCCATGGGCCTTGTTATGGCCCATTGCTATACTCACTATGCCTTTTGGCCCATTTGGTCAATACCACTTACTCTATATGCTTTCATCCCTCAACTTACTCTTCTCAATGGGGTTACCATCTTTCCAAAG GTTTCAGACCCTTGGTTTTATTTGTATGCTTTTATGTTCCTCGGAGCTTATGGACAAGATTGCTTGGTTTTTATGTCTAAAGAAGGGACATTTAAAAGGTGGTGGAGTGACCAAAGAATGTGGATGATAAGGGGATTAACATCTTTCCTATTTGGAACAATTGAGTATTTAACTAAACACTTGGGCATATCGACACAAGGGTTCAACGTAACAAGCAAAGTAGTCGATAATGACCAAGGTAAAAGGTACCATCAAGGAATTTTCGAGTTTGGGGTTGTTTCACCTATGTTTGTGATACTAGCAACAACATCAATCATCAATTTAGTAGCATTTCTCAAATCATTAGCACAAATATTCAATGGTGATCGAAATTTGGATGGAACATTTATCCAAATGTTTATTGCTGGTTTTGTTGTTATTAATTGTTTGCCAATTTATGAAGCTATGGTTTTGAGAAGTGATAAAGGAAGAATGCCTACAAGGGTCACTATTTTCTCAACATTTCTTGCTTGTACTCTCTATATGGCATTTGCTTTTCTTCTAGGAAATATGTAA
- the LOC125842674 gene encoding auxin response factor 9-like, whose product MASKNGCYQSQQKKNSSGKDDLYHELWQLCAGPIVDVPKEGESVYYFPQGHMEQLVASINQEMDQRVPSFNLKSKILCRVINSHFLAEEDNDEVYVQITLMPEAPDKPEPTSPDPVLPEPVKPKVHSFCKVLTASDTSTHGGFSVLRKHANECLPPLDMNQQIPTQELIAKDLHDMEWHFKHIFRGQPRRHLLTTGWSNFVSSKRLVAGDSFVFLRGDNGELRVGVRRLVRQQSSMPSSVISSQSMHLGVLATASHAVTTQTLFVVYYKPRTTQFIVGLNKYLEAVNHGYSVGMRFKMQFEAEENPDRRFMGTIVGVDDLSSQWKDSAWRSLKVRWDEPAAIARPDRVSPWEIEPYVSSIPNALVPPTAGKNKRHRLHSEIKISEPASSIASAVWNPSLDSPQFNTSGINSSTNCTLTSRTESGWPLPHLNTSGMLVDETEDSRSASTWCGFPCVLAPQFGQGTNQLIVIPTDERKCNTKTTCRLFGIDLKKTSISTTEALLPPQPADISRVSAERASPNMVPAGDSDQKSDLSVDFKDQMQGHLRLPLKEVQSKQSCSTRSRTKVQMQGVAVGRAVDLTILKGYDELTKELEEMFEIQGELQSRQKWGILFTDDEGDTMLMDDYPWQDFCNVARKIFICSSQDMKKLTLSRADS is encoded by the exons ATGGCAAGTAAAAATGGGTGTTATCAGTCTCAGCAGAAGAAAAATTCATCAG gTAAAGATGATCTGTATCATGAGCTATGGCAGTTGTGTGCAGGTCCAATAGTGGATGTTCCAAAGGAAGGAGAAAGTGTTTATTATTTTCCACAAGGCCACATGGAacaa TTGGTAGCATCAATTAATCAAGAAATGGATCAAAGAGTTCCATCATTCAATCTCAAATCAAAGATCCTTTGTAGAGTTATCAACAGTCATTTCCTG GCTGAGGAAGATAATGATGAGGTCTATGTCCAGATCACTTTGATGCCAGAGGCACCAGAT AAACCCGAGCCGACTAGTCCCGATCCAGTCCTTCCGGAGCCTGTAAAGCCTAAAGTCCATTCTTTCTGCAAGGTTCTGACTGCCTCCGATACAAGCACTCATGGTGGATTTTCTGTTCTAAGGAAACATGCTAATGAATGCCTTCCTCCCTTG GACATGAACCAGCAGATTCCGACCCAGGAATTGATTGCGAAAGACCTTCATGACATGGAGTGGCACTTCAAGCATATATTTAGAG GCCAACCTCGGAGACATTTACTTACCACAGGGTGGAGTAACTTTGTTTCTTCAAAGAGATTAGTGGCAGGGGATTCTTTTGTATTCTTGAG GGGTGATAATGGAGAACTACGAGTTGGGGTCAGACGGCTTGTTCGCCAGCAGAGCTCAATGCCGTCATCGGTGATATCAAGCCAGAGCATGCACCTAGGAGTCTTAGCTACAGCATCTCATGCTGTTACAACCCAGACCTTGTTTGTTGTTTACTACAAACCGAG AACCACTCAGTTCATCGTAGGCCTCAACAAATACTTAGAGGCTGTTAATCATGGATATTCAGTTGGCATGCGATTTAAAATGCAGTTTGAAGCGGAAGAGAATCCTGATAGAAG ATTTATGGGCACTATAGTTGGGGTTGATGATCTTTCCTCACAGTGGAAAGATTCTGCGTGGCGATCCTTGAAG GTTCGATGGGACGAGCCTGCAGCCATTGCAAGGCCTGACAGAGTTTCTCCTTGGGAAATCGAACCTTATGTGTCTTCAATTCCAAATGCCCTTGTCCCACCAACCGCAGGGAAGAACAAAAGGCATCGGCTACATAGTGAAATCAAAATATCAG AACCTGCATCCTCAATTGCGTCAGCGGTTTGGAATCCTTCCCTCGACTCGCCTCAGTTTAACACCTCTGGCATCAACAGCAGTACTAATTGCACATTAACGTCTCGTACAGAGAGTGGTTGGCCGCTTCCTCATTTAAATACTTCAGGTATGCTTGTGGATGAGACAGAAGACAGTAGAAGTGCTTCAACTTGGTGTGGTTTTCCATGCGTTTTGGCCCCGCAATTCGGTCAAGGGACTAATCAGCTGATTGTTATTCCTACTGATGAGAGAAAATGTAATACCAAAACAACCTGTAGATTATTTGGTATTGACTTGAAAAAAACCTCAATTAGCACTACTGAGGCACTACTACCGCCACAGCCAGCCGACATTTCTCGTGTCTCCGCAGAGAGAGCATCTCCAAACATGGTGCCTGCTGGTGATTCAGATCAAAAGTCTGACCTTTCAGTAGACTTCAAAGATCAAATGCAAGGCCATTTGCGGTTACCCCTAAAGGAGGTTCAAAGCAAGCAGAGTTGTTCCACCAGGTCTCGCACAAAG GTGCAAATGCAAGGCGTAGCTGTAGGTCGTGCAGTGGATTTAACCATATTGAAAGGATACGATGAGCTTACAAAGGAGCTTGAGGAGATGTTTGAAATCCAAGGAGAGCTTCAGTCACGACAGAAATGGGGGATCTTGTTTACAGATGATGAAGGGGATACGATGCTTATGGATGATTATCCGTGGCA AGACTTTTGCAATGTGGCGAGGAAGATTTTCATTTGTTCAAGTCAAGATATGAAAAAATTGACCCTGTCTCGCGCAGACAGTTAA